A genomic segment from Saprospiraceae bacterium encodes:
- a CDS encoding FtsX-like permease family protein, whose product MNLPLKIARRYLFAKKSTNAINIITGIAIFGVSVGSAALILVLSVFNGFEDLLVGMYSNFDPDVKISPAQGKTFELDDSLLQKIYAIDGVEQIAQTLEEVAVFEYKDQQSFGTIKGVEDNYGYVINIDSTIREGKFSTKNESQDLAVIGYSMRNSLGVDIDDLFSTISVHMPKLNPGPFDKPFITQLLYPGGVFLVQQDFEKKYVLTNLPFAQKLLGLKNKISALEIKLYPGFDERRIITAIQKTIGDEFLVQNRYEQEESFFKLMKVEKWLSYAIVGLMMLLIAFNLIGALWMIVLEKKKDIAILKSMGMQDKGILRIFLYQGLLLSLLGILSGIFIALAIFILQKTVGIVTIPGNMSIEAYPISIRFADFLIVAITVLSIGLLASLPPALRAQRIHAMMREE is encoded by the coding sequence ATGAATTTACCACTTAAGATTGCGCGCAGATACCTTTTTGCCAAGAAGTCGACCAATGCTATCAATATCATTACTGGTATTGCCATATTCGGCGTATCGGTAGGCAGTGCTGCACTCATTTTAGTCCTTTCTGTATTCAATGGCTTTGAAGATTTGCTGGTAGGCATGTACAGCAATTTTGACCCGGATGTGAAAATCAGCCCGGCGCAGGGTAAAACCTTTGAGCTGGACGATAGCTTGCTGCAAAAAATATATGCCATAGATGGTGTTGAACAAATTGCTCAGACCCTCGAAGAAGTAGCTGTGTTTGAATACAAAGACCAGCAGAGTTTTGGGACCATTAAAGGGGTTGAAGATAACTATGGTTATGTTATTAATATCGATTCAACCATACGGGAGGGTAAGTTTTCTACTAAAAACGAATCACAGGATTTAGCCGTTATTGGATACAGTATGCGCAATTCCCTCGGGGTGGATATAGATGACCTGTTTTCAACCATTAGTGTTCATATGCCTAAATTAAATCCAGGCCCTTTTGACAAACCATTTATCACCCAATTGCTCTACCCTGGAGGTGTTTTTTTGGTCCAACAAGATTTTGAAAAAAAATACGTGTTGACAAATTTGCCTTTTGCTCAAAAATTATTGGGGCTCAAAAATAAAATTAGCGCATTGGAGATCAAACTTTACCCTGGTTTTGACGAGCGGAGGATTATCACCGCTATTCAAAAAACCATTGGTGATGAATTTTTAGTACAAAATCGATACGAACAGGAAGAAAGCTTCTTTAAATTGATGAAAGTGGAGAAATGGTTGAGTTATGCAATTGTTGGCCTGATGATGCTCCTGATTGCGTTTAATCTGATTGGGGCTTTATGGATGATCGTATTGGAAAAAAAGAAAGATATCGCTATCCTCAAATCAATGGGCATGCAAGATAAGGGCATTTTGCGCATTTTCCTTTACCAGGGACTATTACTTAGCCTGTTGGGTATTCTAAGTGGCATATTTATTGCTTTGGCTATTTTTATTTTACAAAAGACGGTGGGGATCGTTACCATTCCTGGTAATATGTCTATTGAGGCTTATCCCATCAGTATTCGTTTTGCCGATTTTTTAATTGTGGCCATTACGGTCTTATCCATTGGGCTTTTGGCCAGTTTGCCGCCCGCGCTAAGGGCTCAGCGTATACATGCCATGATGAGAGAAGAATAA
- a CDS encoding ROK family protein, whose amino-acid sequence MAKKYILGVDVGGSGIKGGLVDVQKGEMVTERFRLETPQPATPKAMAKTFSEVVAHFKYKGRVGCGFPAIVKKGVAHSAANIDKKWINTDIAGLFGKASGCPVSVLNDADAAGLASIYFGLAEGRKDMVLFLTIGSGIGSALFYGGKLIPNTEFGHVFMQGHQEIAERYAADSARKREELSWTDWGNRFNEYLQYICRLLSPDLIVLGGGISNNFDKFQDCLHVDTKIEPSTMKNMAGIIGAAVYAAQQDKAKSK is encoded by the coding sequence ATGGCAAAGAAATATATATTAGGCGTAGATGTAGGAGGCTCAGGGATTAAAGGCGGTTTGGTGGATGTACAGAAAGGAGAGATGGTAACGGAACGTTTTCGATTGGAGACCCCCCAACCTGCTACGCCAAAGGCTATGGCCAAAACCTTTTCCGAAGTAGTTGCCCATTTTAAATACAAAGGAAGGGTCGGCTGTGGGTTTCCTGCCATCGTAAAAAAAGGAGTGGCTCATAGTGCAGCAAATATTGATAAGAAATGGATCAACACCGATATTGCAGGGCTCTTTGGTAAAGCCAGTGGCTGCCCGGTAAGTGTACTGAATGATGCAGATGCGGCAGGACTAGCTTCCATTTACTTTGGATTGGCAGAAGGACGAAAGGACATGGTCCTTTTTCTGACCATTGGATCGGGGATTGGCTCTGCGCTATTTTATGGTGGAAAATTGATTCCTAATACAGAGTTTGGCCACGTCTTTATGCAAGGACACCAAGAAATTGCAGAACGTTATGCGGCCGATTCCGCCCGGAAAAGAGAAGAATTGTCATGGACCGATTGGGGAAATCGCTTTAATGAATACCTGCAATATATTTGCCGCTTGTTATCGCCAGATCTAATTGTTCTAGGTGGAGGTATCAGCAATAATTTTGATAAATTTCAAGATTGTTTGCATGTCGATACAAAAATAGAACCTTCTACTATGAAAAATATGGCAGGTATTATTGGGGCCGCCGTTTATGCCGCGCAACAAGATAAAGCAAAATCGAAATAA
- a CDS encoding peptidylprolyl isomerase, with translation MKQIILFLALIAVLSSCNQDDATYAEISTNFGTMKVMLYNSTPKHRDNFIKLAKEGYYDGLLFHRVINGFMIQGGDPDSRNASPGQQLGMGGPGYLIDAEIGAPHLKGTLAAAQAPNPQKRSSGSQFYLVQGQPMTDEALNEMERRKNIVYSPAQRQLYKEIGGTPFLDNDYTVFGEVIEGLEVIDKIANVPTGDGDRPVEDVKMTIKIL, from the coding sequence ATGAAGCAAATCATTTTATTTCTGGCACTAATAGCTGTGCTCAGTAGTTGCAACCAAGATGATGCCACTTATGCTGAGATTTCTACCAACTTTGGTACGATGAAGGTGATGCTGTATAATTCGACACCGAAGCATCGCGACAATTTTATTAAATTGGCAAAGGAAGGGTACTATGATGGCCTATTGTTTCATCGGGTGATCAATGGATTCATGATCCAAGGTGGCGACCCTGATTCGCGCAATGCCAGCCCTGGCCAGCAACTAGGCATGGGAGGCCCCGGTTACCTGATTGATGCCGAAATTGGAGCCCCACACCTCAAAGGAACACTGGCTGCGGCCCAGGCCCCCAATCCGCAGAAGCGATCTTCTGGCTCCCAATTTTACCTGGTTCAAGGCCAACCCATGACGGATGAAGCCTTGAACGAAATGGAGAGAAGAAAGAATATCGTATACTCTCCGGCCCAAAGACAACTCTATAAAGAAATAGGTGGTACGCCATTTTTAGATAATGATTATACTGTTTTTGGTGAAGTCATAGAAGGCTTGGAGGTGATTGATAAAATTGCCAACGTCCCCACGGGGGATGGTGACCGGCCTGTTGAGGATGTAAAAATGACCATTAAAATATTGTAA
- a CDS encoding zinc-dependent metalloprotease — MKKCLLLVALAILSFYSVFAQSASRAPLEIVNDAKRTALPFQETSIFKLDNQTSRTAAGIENSVQKYNLFDVDLTQLQNLGKEQPLTIKLQIPINFSNSFELELVKVNIFTPDFQVIKASDKAPAAVNTGLHYRGIIKGDESSIAAISIFDNEIMGLVSSKSGNIVIGKLQNRKTDDKHIIYDDENIIRDIGMECGTVDDGIGYTNEDLSFKGTNAKTVGDCIRLYIEVDHNIFLDKGGVNETIAFVAALTNEVTTIYANEGIQAVVSEVFVWNIPSPYNGGDLGTMRSQFQENTDGFNGDLGQLISYQLGGSGIAAGFAGICNPDSDQSLSFAGITSTFEVVPTYSFSVFVMSHEFGHLWGSRHTHACVWNGNNTAIDGCSGSTEGTCPLPENPIEGGTIMSYCNFSSAGVGINFNLGFGPQPGNVIRNSVANATCTTSCGPASCDDGFINGQETGIDCGGPDCIACPTCEDGIQNGKETGVDCGGPNCPTCPCLENTLSISITFDNFPEETSWDLKSNGVVIASGGPYEDAADRSTILENVCLSDGCYEFTIYDEFGDGICCTYGPGSYTLTNQADGAGDVIVSNNDIDFAETTPFCIGGDPTCDDGIQNGQETGVDCGGPDCPSCPVEPSCDDGIQNGQETGVDCGGPDCPSCPTGPTCDDGIQNGQETGVDCGGPDCPTCPTGPTCDDGIQNGQETGVDCGGPDCPTCPTGPTCDDGIQNGQETGVDCGGPDCVPCGGCTPQVIDFNDFDDTWGIWIDGGSDCRRSIIDADYAITGMPVRLRDNSSSSVMTTSNLNLSAYQEISVDFSYITASMDDPSHDFWLQISLDGGNTFSTVEEWNLGDEFENDIRYFETVIIPGPFTATTQVRFRCDAGSDSDYLYLDNVSINTCTGGSIPTCNDGIQNGQETGVDCGGPTCPSCPVEPTCEDGIQNGQETGVDCGGPDCPSCPVEPTCEDGIQNGQETGVDCGGPDCPSCPVEPTCDDGIQNGQETGVDCGGPDCPSCPVDPTCNDGIQNGQETGVDCGGPDCVPCATDCTTTQLIDFNDFNTTWGIWNDGGTDCRRSVSDSNYDVDQTGIPVRLRDNTSSSVMTTNSLNLAAFQALTVDFSYITVSMDGPAEDFWLQVSTDGGTTFTTVEEWNFGDEFENDVRYFESVTIPGPFTANTQLRFRCDASTDADEVYIDNVNIAGCLGGSSLAIPGEIKTDSGPEFLAAPQQLSLFPNPVNRGELNISFTLVQQGEIALSLTDLQGKVMGQRQFLANQGQTNTKIDVSQYPAGIYVVHLVTKSGRLTEKFVVIK, encoded by the coding sequence ATGAAAAAATGCTTACTCCTGGTTGCCCTGGCAATCTTATCTTTCTATTCCGTTTTTGCTCAATCAGCCTCTCGAGCTCCTCTCGAGATTGTTAATGATGCCAAGCGAACAGCCCTACCCTTTCAAGAAACCAGTATTTTCAAGCTCGATAATCAAACCAGCCGAACGGCTGCAGGCATTGAAAATTCGGTTCAAAAGTACAACTTGTTTGATGTAGATCTGACTCAGCTTCAGAACCTAGGAAAAGAACAACCTTTAACCATTAAATTGCAAATTCCAATCAACTTTAGCAATAGCTTTGAATTGGAATTGGTTAAGGTAAATATTTTCACACCTGATTTTCAAGTAATTAAGGCTTCGGACAAAGCTCCGGCAGCGGTCAATACGGGCCTGCATTATCGCGGTATTATCAAAGGGGATGAATCTTCTATTGCAGCCATTAGCATTTTTGACAACGAAATCATGGGTTTGGTCAGTTCCAAATCGGGAAATATCGTTATTGGCAAATTGCAAAATCGAAAGACGGATGATAAGCATATTATTTATGATGATGAAAATATCATTAGAGATATAGGTATGGAATGTGGGACAGTAGATGATGGTATTGGATATACTAACGAAGACCTATCGTTCAAAGGTACCAATGCTAAAACGGTTGGGGATTGTATCCGTCTATATATTGAGGTAGATCATAATATTTTTTTAGATAAAGGAGGTGTTAATGAAACAATCGCTTTTGTAGCGGCATTAACGAATGAGGTTACAACCATTTATGCCAATGAAGGTATTCAAGCCGTAGTTTCTGAAGTATTCGTATGGAATATTCCAAGCCCATACAATGGTGGAGATCTTGGAACAATGAGAAGCCAATTCCAGGAAAATACGGACGGCTTTAATGGCGATTTAGGCCAACTTATTTCATACCAATTAGGAGGTAGTGGTATTGCAGCAGGCTTCGCCGGTATTTGTAACCCAGACTCTGACCAGAGCCTTAGTTTTGCGGGGATAACTAGTACCTTTGAGGTGGTGCCAACCTACTCTTTCTCCGTATTTGTCATGAGCCATGAGTTCGGCCACTTGTGGGGTTCAAGACATACCCATGCATGTGTATGGAATGGAAATAATACAGCGATAGACGGTTGTTCCGGTTCCACAGAAGGAACATGTCCTTTGCCTGAGAATCCTATAGAAGGAGGTACCATTATGTCATACTGTAATTTTTCGAGTGCTGGTGTAGGCATCAATTTTAATCTTGGCTTTGGTCCCCAACCAGGTAATGTTATTCGCAATTCTGTAGCAAATGCTACTTGTACGACTTCTTGTGGTCCTGCCTCTTGTGATGATGGCTTTATTAATGGTCAGGAGACAGGCATTGACTGTGGCGGACCGGATTGTATTGCTTGTCCTACCTGTGAGGATGGAATTCAAAATGGCAAAGAAACAGGCGTCGACTGTGGTGGTCCAAATTGCCCAACATGCCCTTGTCTGGAAAATACCCTAAGTATTAGTATTACCTTCGACAACTTCCCTGAAGAAACATCCTGGGATCTCAAAAGCAATGGGGTAGTCATCGCTTCTGGAGGCCCCTACGAAGACGCAGCAGATCGATCTACTATTCTAGAAAATGTTTGCTTGTCTGATGGCTGCTATGAATTTACCATTTATGACGAATTTGGTGATGGCATTTGTTGTACCTATGGCCCTGGTAGCTATACCCTTACCAATCAAGCCGATGGAGCAGGAGATGTCATTGTTAGTAATAATGATATTGATTTCGCTGAAACTACTCCCTTCTGTATAGGTGGAGACCCGACTTGTGACGATGGTATCCAAAACGGACAAGAAACCGGCGTCGACTGTGGTGGACCGGATTGTCCAAGCTGCCCTGTTGAACCAAGCTGCGACGATGGCATCCAAAACGGACAAGAAACGGGCGTTGACTGTGGCGGACCGGATTGCCCAAGTTGTCCCACCGGACCGACCTGCGACGATGGCATCCAAAACGGGCAGGAAACGGGCGTTGACTGTGGCGGACCAGATTGCCCAACTTGTCCCACCGGACCGACCTGTGACGATGGCATCCAAAACGGACAAGAGACAGGCGTAGACTGTGGCGGACCAGACTGCCCAACATGCCCCACCGGACCAACCTGCGACGATGGCATCCAAAACGGACAAGAAACGGGCGTTGACTGTGGTGGACCAGATTGTGTGCCATGTGGTGGTTGTACCCCTCAGGTAATCGACTTCAATGATTTTGATGACACCTGGGGAATATGGATAGACGGTGGTTCTGATTGTAGAAGAAGCATCATTGATGCGGATTATGCTATTACAGGTATGCCTGTTCGACTAAGGGATAATTCTTCTAGTTCAGTGATGACCACTAGCAATCTCAATCTATCCGCTTATCAGGAGATCAGCGTTGACTTTTCTTATATCACAGCAAGTATGGATGATCCATCACATGATTTTTGGTTACAAATATCACTAGATGGAGGCAATACTTTCTCTACCGTGGAAGAATGGAATTTAGGAGACGAATTTGAAAACGACATTAGGTATTTTGAAACCGTAATTATTCCAGGTCCCTTCACGGCCACAACCCAAGTAAGGTTCCGTTGTGATGCAGGTAGTGATTCAGATTATTTATACCTGGATAACGTTAGTATTAATACCTGTACTGGTGGAAGCATTCCTACCTGCAACGATGGTATCCAAAACGGACAAGAAACCGGTGTCGACTGTGGTGGACCTACTTGTCCAAGTTGCCCCGTTGAGCCTACTTGTGAAGATGGCATCCAAAACGGGCAAGAAACGGGCGTTGACTGTGGCGGACCGGATTGCCCTAGCTGCCCCGTTGAACCTACTTGTGAAGATGGTATTCAAAATGGGCAAGAAACCGGTGTCGACTGTGGTGGACCCGATTGCCCTAGCTGCCCCGTTGAGCCAACTTGTGACGATGGTATTCAAAATGGACAAGAAACCGGTGTTGACTGTGGTGGACCCGATTGCCCTAGCTGCCCCGTTGACCCCACTTGCAATGATGGCATCCAAAACGGGCAAGAAACCGGTGTCGACTGTGGTGGACCCGATTGTGTGCCATGTGCCACTGATTGTACTACCACTCAATTGATTGATTTCAATGACTTTAACACTACTTGGGGGATTTGGAATGATGGAGGTACAGATTGTAGAAGAAGCGTTAGTGATTCAAATTATGACGTTGACCAAACAGGCATTCCCGTTAGACTTAGAGATAATACTTCCAGCTCAGTGATGACGACCAATAGCCTGAATCTGGCGGCCTTCCAAGCATTGACTGTCGACTTCTCTTATATAACCGTCAGTATGGATGGCCCTGCCGAGGACTTCTGGTTGCAGGTGTCTACAGATGGAGGTACAACTTTCACCACCGTGGAAGAATGGAATTTCGGAGATGAATTTGAAAATGATGTCAGGTATTTTGAATCAGTCACTATTCCTGGTCCATTTACGGCCAATACACAACTAAGATTCCGCTGCGATGCCTCTACGGATGCAGATGAAGTCTATATCGACAATGTGAATATTGCTGGTTGTCTTGGAGGAAGCTCACTGGCTATTCCAGGTGAAATTAAAACCGATAGCGGACCGGAATTCTTGGCTGCGCCACAACAGCTAAGTCTATTCCCAAATCCTGTGAATCGCGGCGAATTAAATATTTCCTTTACGCTGGTACAGCAAGGTGAAATAGCGCTTTCCCTAACGGACCTTCAAGGAAAAGTAATGGGACAACGCCAATTCCTGGCTAACCAAGGACAAACGAATACTAAAATAGATGTTAGTCAATATCCTGCCGGTATTTATGTGGTTCACCTGGTAACGAAATCAGGTCGATTAACTGAAAAATTTGTAGTGATTAAATAA
- a CDS encoding 3-hydroxyacyl-CoA dehydrogenase NAD-binding domain-containing protein, whose protein sequence is MIKYKKDTAHIVTLILDMSKRNVNVINHEIGRVFLPVIEHLQAEKKRGMLRGIILTSAKKSFLAGGDFEYLYQATEAKEIFQFAEGLKHFLRELERPGVPVVAAINGDALGAGFELALGCHHRIVVDNPALRLGLPEVNLGLIPGSGGVIRLMWLLGIERAYSILTNGHRYAPKDALRAGIIDELAMNSKEMMEKARHFLLNTQEGRRPWDQENGEIPGGTSKQPSIARTIRLLATTLAKETHNNYPAQQAILNILAEGSKVDFDTACRIESRYYTQLVLNPACKNMIKAFWFDYKAIKEGENRPKGFGRFRPKKVGIIGAGLMGSGIAFACLRNGLEVVIKDVSRHIAERGRTHAQQQLNQYLQNNTIEQLEADQMLARITTTEDPREFESCDLVIEAVFENAQVKQKVTKEAEAYMDDYSVLASNTVSIPITELAQNSLRPENYVGLHFFHPAETVPLVEIIKGDQTSDETIARAFDFVNAIKKIPIVVKDDWGFYAARVQNTYILEGITLLQEGCPPALIENLGLQAGMPKGALALADDLGLEMVLKYEKQAAAHYGDKYIQHPAVDVLNTMINDLKRTGRFKRAGFYAYEGDTLPQLWPALETYYPLAEKNFEREEVIERFLFAQVIEAIWCMQEKVIGSISAANLGSIYGWGFPAFKGGVIQYVSDYGVQAFIDKGKRYEKQYGQRFSVPKGLTKLMQ, encoded by the coding sequence ATGATCAAATACAAAAAAGATACGGCCCATATCGTTACGCTCATATTGGATATGAGTAAACGCAATGTCAATGTGATCAACCATGAAATTGGCCGTGTCTTCTTACCTGTTATCGAGCATTTACAGGCAGAGAAAAAAAGAGGAATGCTTCGTGGAATTATTCTTACCTCTGCCAAAAAAAGTTTCTTGGCAGGTGGTGATTTTGAATATTTATACCAAGCGACCGAGGCAAAGGAAATTTTCCAATTTGCTGAGGGATTGAAGCATTTTTTGCGTGAACTAGAAAGACCGGGTGTGCCAGTAGTGGCAGCCATCAATGGAGATGCACTGGGTGCAGGATTCGAACTGGCATTGGGTTGTCATCATAGAATTGTAGTAGATAACCCGGCCCTTCGTTTGGGTTTACCAGAGGTGAACCTTGGGCTTATCCCTGGGAGTGGAGGCGTGATTCGGCTAATGTGGCTGTTGGGCATTGAACGGGCTTATTCCATACTGACCAATGGGCATCGCTATGCACCAAAAGATGCCTTAAGGGCCGGCATTATTGATGAATTGGCCATGAATAGTAAGGAAATGATGGAAAAGGCGCGCCATTTTTTGCTGAATACCCAAGAGGGCAGAAGGCCTTGGGATCAAGAAAACGGTGAAATTCCGGGGGGGACCTCCAAACAACCTAGCATAGCACGTACCATCCGATTGCTGGCTACCACGCTCGCCAAAGAGACGCACAACAATTACCCGGCACAGCAGGCCATACTCAATATACTAGCCGAAGGTTCGAAGGTTGATTTTGATACTGCTTGCAGAATAGAATCTCGTTATTATACCCAGTTGGTGTTAAATCCTGCTTGTAAAAATATGATCAAAGCTTTCTGGTTTGATTATAAAGCCATTAAAGAAGGAGAAAACCGACCAAAAGGTTTCGGCCGGTTCCGACCAAAAAAAGTAGGCATCATAGGGGCAGGCTTAATGGGCTCTGGGATTGCCTTTGCCTGTTTGCGCAACGGGCTAGAGGTGGTCATCAAGGATGTCTCCCGACATATTGCTGAAAGAGGCAGAACCCATGCCCAGCAACAACTAAACCAATACTTACAAAATAACACCATCGAACAATTGGAAGCAGATCAAATGCTGGCCAGGATAACGACGACAGAAGATCCCCGCGAATTTGAATCCTGCGATTTGGTTATTGAAGCTGTTTTTGAGAACGCCCAGGTAAAACAAAAGGTCACCAAAGAAGCAGAAGCTTATATGGATGACTATTCTGTACTGGCATCCAATACTGTTTCTATTCCCATCACTGAATTGGCCCAAAACTCTTTGCGCCCTGAAAACTATGTCGGCCTGCATTTTTTCCACCCGGCAGAAACTGTACCGCTGGTAGAAATCATCAAAGGTGACCAGACGAGTGACGAAACCATTGCACGAGCATTCGATTTTGTCAATGCAATTAAAAAAATTCCCATTGTAGTAAAAGATGATTGGGGGTTTTATGCAGCCCGTGTACAAAACACCTATATTCTTGAAGGAATTACCCTTTTACAAGAAGGCTGCCCACCTGCCCTCATTGAAAACCTGGGGCTGCAAGCCGGTATGCCGAAAGGGGCGCTCGCACTCGCGGATGATCTCGGCCTGGAGATGGTGCTAAAATACGAAAAACAAGCCGCTGCCCATTATGGAGACAAATACATCCAACACCCAGCAGTCGATGTACTCAACACCATGATTAATGACCTAAAGCGGACGGGGAGATTCAAAAGGGCAGGTTTTTATGCCTATGAAGGAGATACCCTTCCCCAGCTTTGGCCAGCACTAGAAACCTATTACCCACTGGCAGAAAAAAATTTTGAGCGAGAAGAAGTGATTGAGCGTTTTTTGTTTGCTCAAGTGATCGAAGCCATCTGGTGTATGCAAGAAAAGGTAATCGGTTCGATCTCAGCTGCCAACCTAGGAAGCATCTACGGTTGGGGGTTTCCAGCCTTTAAAGGAGGCGTTATTCAGTACGTCAGCGATTATGGTGTTCAAGCCTTTATAGATAAGGGCAAGCGGTACGAAAAACAGTATGGCCAGCGGTTTTCTGTTCCTAAAGGACTGACTAAGTTGATGCAATAA
- a CDS encoding acetyl-CoA C-acetyltransferase, with translation MTEAYIYDALRTPRGKGKSTGALYEVKPIDLLATTLQALKKRNALDTREIDDVLIGCVTPIDDQGYNIAKAGLLHAKWAESVGGMQLNRYCASGLEAVNLAATKVRSGWEGLIVAGGIESMSRVPIGSDGGALLYDPELINAVNFVPQGIAADLIATMEGFDRESVDQYALESHRRAIQAWENGYFEQAIIPIYDRNGLVLLEKDEHLRPDSDLDILSTLPPSFAQLGALGFAEMAKHVFPSISQLNHVHTAGNSCGIVDGAALVLVGNKEKGQRSGLKPRAKIRAAANISVNPTLMLTGAAPAAMKALAMAGMGVKDIDLWECNEAFASVVLKFQRDVGVSSDILNVNGGAIAMGHPLGATGAMLLGTLLDELERRDLHTGLVTLCVGGGMGVATIIERV, from the coding sequence ATGACTGAAGCTTACATCTATGACGCGCTACGTACACCACGTGGAAAAGGCAAAAGCACAGGTGCCCTTTATGAGGTAAAACCCATTGATTTGTTGGCCACTACCCTACAGGCATTAAAGAAACGCAACGCCCTGGATACCAGAGAAATAGACGACGTTTTAATTGGCTGTGTAACGCCCATTGACGATCAGGGGTATAATATTGCTAAAGCAGGGCTCTTGCATGCCAAATGGGCTGAGAGTGTAGGTGGGATGCAACTAAATCGCTATTGTGCGTCGGGCCTGGAGGCAGTAAACCTAGCGGCGACCAAAGTCCGGTCGGGCTGGGAAGGCCTGATCGTAGCTGGAGGCATCGAAAGTATGAGTCGGGTCCCTATTGGTTCGGATGGCGGTGCGTTGCTCTATGACCCCGAGTTGATCAATGCGGTCAACTTTGTTCCGCAGGGCATTGCCGCTGACTTGATCGCGACGATGGAAGGCTTTGATAGAGAATCGGTAGATCAATATGCTTTAGAATCGCACAGAAGAGCCATTCAGGCATGGGAAAACGGGTATTTTGAACAAGCCATCATCCCTATTTATGATCGCAATGGTTTGGTTTTACTGGAAAAAGATGAACATTTACGTCCCGATAGTGATTTGGACATACTTTCCACCCTCCCACCCTCTTTTGCGCAGTTGGGTGCCTTAGGTTTTGCAGAAATGGCCAAACATGTTTTTCCAAGCATCAGTCAACTCAACCATGTACATACAGCAGGAAACTCCTGTGGGATTGTAGATGGCGCAGCACTTGTGCTGGTTGGCAATAAAGAAAAAGGCCAAAGGTCAGGCTTAAAGCCAAGGGCCAAAATCAGAGCAGCCGCTAACATTAGCGTCAACCCGACCCTCATGTTAACAGGCGCCGCCCCTGCCGCTATGAAGGCCTTAGCGATGGCGGGAATGGGGGTAAAAGATATTGACTTATGGGAATGCAATGAAGCCTTTGCCTCCGTTGTCTTAAAATTTCAGCGCGATGTAGGTGTAAGTAGTGACATCCTGAATGTCAATGGTGGCGCTATCGCGATGGGCCATCCGCTAGGTGCAACCGGAGCAATGCTTTTAGGCACCTTATTGGATGAATTGGAAAGACGTGACCTCCATACTGGGTTGGTGACCCTTTGTGTGGGGGGCGGAATGGGGGTGGCTACCATTATTGAACGAGTTTAA
- a CDS encoding peptidylprolyl isomerase — MMDSRIKRLGPMLASVFLLAACARPIADFTIQGETKAPTRLSFENTSEKADTFFWDFGDGKTSTEASPNHRYSSSGNYLVTLKAMKEGKKKARIKEQRLVIDAPIECLVEIETPFGLMLLRLFDSTPKHQENFQKLAVEGFFDSLLFHRVIDGFMVQGGDPDSKHAKPGAPLGTGGPGYTIPAEFVDTLIHLKGRLAAARQGDNVNPQKKSSGSQFYIVHGRTFTDQELDQLQAQQGFRYAPAEREAYKTIGGAPFLDRNYTVFGEVIEGLEILDKIATVPKDGRDRPRENIWMIVRLIN; from the coding sequence ATGATGGATTCGAGAATAAAGCGTCTGGGACCAATGCTGGCAAGTGTTTTCTTGCTGGCTGCTTGCGCCAGACCAATAGCTGACTTCACTATTCAAGGAGAAACAAAGGCTCCTACCCGACTTTCTTTCGAGAATACTTCCGAAAAAGCAGATACCTTTTTTTGGGATTTTGGAGATGGAAAGACCTCAACAGAAGCATCTCCTAATCACCGCTATTCCTCTTCTGGCAATTACCTGGTGACCTTGAAGGCGATGAAGGAGGGCAAAAAGAAAGCGCGAATAAAAGAACAACGGCTGGTGATTGACGCACCTATTGAATGCCTGGTTGAAATTGAAACACCCTTTGGTTTGATGCTATTGCGATTGTTCGATAGCACGCCTAAACACCAGGAAAATTTCCAGAAACTTGCGGTAGAGGGTTTTTTCGACAGCCTATTGTTCCACCGGGTAATAGATGGGTTCATGGTTCAAGGGGGCGACCCTGATTCTAAACATGCCAAACCAGGGGCTCCTTTAGGCACTGGTGGCCCCGGCTACACCATTCCCGCCGAATTTGTTGATACCTTAATCCACCTAAAAGGCAGATTGGCCGCCGCCCGACAAGGAGATAACGTAAACCCGCAGAAAAAATCTTCGGGGTCCCAGTTCTATATCGTGCATGGACGAACTTTTACCGACCAGGAATTAGACCAACTGCAGGCGCAGCAAGGCTTTCGCTACGCTCCGGCAGAACGAGAAGCCTACAAAACGATCGGAGGGGCGCCTTTCCTGGATAGAAATTATACGGTTTTTGGAGAAGTCATCGAGGGACTAGAGATATTAGATAAAATTGCTACGGTCCCAAAAGATGGGCGCGACCGCCCCAGAGAAAATATCTGGATGATTGTTCGATTGATTAATTAA